A single region of the Undibacterium piscinae genome encodes:
- a CDS encoding prephenate dehydrogenase/arogenate dehydrogenase family protein — translation MANDREPGSQVFKRIAIFGVGLIGGSFALALKKAGAVQQVVGVGRSLASLQRAQQLGIIDQIAGSVEDAVRGSDLILIAAPVAQTAAILSAIQPHLQPGTVVADAGSTKADVVAAAREMLGDKLAQFVPAHPIAGRELNGPDAALTDLYVGKKVVITRLPENAQADLDLVAAAWRQCGAIIHYLSPAEHDAVFASVSHLPHLLAYALVDDIARKPHAERLFQYAASGFRDFTRIAGSSPEMWRDITLANREAMLQELDSYTGQLARLRAYLQAGDAAAIEAVYANAQQARHNWITAIESAEKQRKDGGD, via the coding sequence ATGGCGAATGACAGAGAGCCGGGCTCGCAAGTATTTAAGCGTATCGCGATCTTCGGGGTAGGTTTGATCGGCGGGTCTTTTGCGCTGGCGTTAAAAAAAGCGGGAGCGGTGCAGCAGGTGGTGGGGGTTGGGCGTAGTCTGGCTTCCTTGCAGCGCGCTCAGCAACTGGGCATCATAGATCAGATTGCCGGTTCGGTTGAAGATGCGGTACGTGGTTCCGATCTTATTTTGATCGCCGCGCCGGTAGCGCAAACCGCTGCCATTTTATCCGCGATACAACCGCACTTGCAGCCGGGAACGGTAGTGGCCGATGCCGGCAGTACCAAGGCCGATGTGGTGGCTGCAGCACGTGAAATGCTGGGCGATAAGTTGGCGCAATTCGTTCCGGCGCATCCTATTGCCGGCCGCGAACTGAATGGCCCCGATGCCGCCCTGACCGATTTGTATGTGGGTAAGAAAGTAGTGATTACCCGCTTACCCGAAAATGCCCAGGCGGACCTCGATCTGGTAGCTGCCGCCTGGCGCCAATGCGGCGCCATTATTCATTATTTGAGTCCGGCCGAGCATGATGCCGTATTTGCCTCGGTCAGCCATTTGCCGCATTTGCTGGCGTATGCGCTGGTCGACGATATCGCCAGAAAGCCGCACGCGGAGCGACTATTTCAATATGCCGCCAGCGGGTTTCGCGACTTTACCCGTATCGCAGGATCATCGCCTGAAATGTGGCGGGATATTACGCTGGCTAACCGTGAGGCAATGTTGCAGGAACTCGATTCCTATACCGGGCAATTGGCACGCTTGCGCGCTTATTTGCAGGCAGGGGATGCCGCGGCGATTGAGGCAGTTTATGCAAATGCCCAGCAGGCCAGGCATAACTGGATAACTGCGATAGAATCGGCAGAGAAGCAACGCAAGGACGGTGGCGACTGA
- the aroA gene encoding 3-phosphoshikimate 1-carboxyvinyltransferase — protein sequence MTQQSKQYPHYIDLHPAMEVEGVVRLPGSKSISNRILLLAALAKGETHILDLLASDDTLVMLNALHALGVHWTQDGSTQNYTVQGVSGVFPKHQADLFMGNAGTAIRPLVAALAVLGGDYTVHGVARMHERPIGDLVDALNAVGAQITYTGNPGFPPLHIRRGHMHAQRMQVKGNVSSQFLTAVLMAAPLMAQQHDVVIEVVGELISKPYIEITLNLMQRFGVEVQRDGWQAFTIKAGQHYVSPGEIHVEGDASSASYFLAAGAIAGGPIRVEGVGLNSIQGDVRFAEALEQMGASITRGDNWIEAKSNGVLQAIDMDFNHIPDAAMTIAIAALYANGTTVLRNIASWRVKETDRIAAMATELRKLGALVEEGEDYMKVTPPAQIQPATIDTYDDHRMAMCFSLATLDGKARRGAAMRINDPKCVAKTFPDYFEAFAKINHKELF from the coding sequence ATGACTCAACAAAGTAAGCAATATCCGCACTACATTGATTTGCATCCGGCCATGGAGGTTGAGGGCGTGGTGCGTTTGCCAGGCTCTAAAAGTATTTCCAATCGGATTCTGTTGCTGGCTGCGCTGGCCAAAGGCGAGACACACATCTTGGATTTGCTGGCCTCGGACGATACTCTGGTGATGCTTAATGCCTTGCATGCGCTCGGCGTGCACTGGACGCAGGATGGCTCTACCCAAAATTACACGGTGCAAGGCGTCAGCGGCGTGTTTCCTAAGCATCAGGCCGATTTATTCATGGGCAATGCCGGTACCGCGATCCGTCCTTTGGTGGCAGCTCTGGCAGTGCTTGGCGGCGACTACACCGTACATGGCGTGGCACGTATGCACGAAAGGCCAATTGGTGATCTGGTCGATGCGCTCAATGCAGTCGGTGCGCAAATTACGTATACCGGTAATCCGGGCTTTCCTCCGCTGCATATCCGGCGCGGTCATATGCACGCGCAGCGCATGCAGGTGAAGGGCAATGTTTCCAGTCAGTTTTTGACGGCGGTACTGATGGCTGCTCCTTTGATGGCGCAGCAGCATGATGTGGTGATTGAAGTGGTCGGCGAACTCATTTCCAAGCCGTATATAGAGATCACCTTGAACTTGATGCAGCGTTTTGGCGTAGAGGTGCAGCGCGATGGCTGGCAGGCATTTACCATTAAGGCCGGTCAGCATTATGTCTCGCCAGGCGAGATTCATGTTGAGGGCGACGCTTCGTCCGCTTCGTATTTTCTGGCGGCTGGCGCCATTGCCGGTGGCCCGATCAGGGTTGAGGGTGTAGGTTTAAACAGCATACAAGGTGACGTGCGCTTTGCCGAAGCGCTGGAGCAAATGGGCGCTAGCATTACCCGTGGCGACAACTGGATAGAGGCCAAGTCGAACGGCGTATTGCAGGCTATCGATATGGATTTCAATCATATTCCCGATGCCGCCATGACGATCGCGATCGCCGCCTTATACGCCAATGGCACCACGGTGTTGCGCAATATCGCCAGTTGGCGCGTTAAGGAGACCGACAGGATCGCTGCGATGGCCACCGAATTGCGCAAGCTCGGCGCGCTAGTCGAAGAGGGTGAAGACTATATGAAAGTGACGCCGCCGGCACAGATACAGCCTGCCACTATCGATACCTATGATGACCATAGGATGGCAATGTGTTTTTCTTTGGCAACGCTTGATGGCAAGGCGCGACGTGGCGCAGCCATGCGCATCAATGATCCGAAATGTGTGGCAAAAACCTTTCCCGACTATTTTGAGGCGTTTGCCAAGATCAATCACAAGGAGTTATTTTGA
- a CDS encoding (d)CMP kinase: MLTVPVITIDGPTASGKGTVAHRVAKHLGFHYLDSGALYRLTALSASRHGVALDDEEALANLARVLPCQFVKGHVLLDGEDVTDAVRAEAIGVAASKIAVLPKVRQALFDLQVAFRYAPGLVADGRDMGTVIFPDATQKVYLTASVDARASRRYKQLKEKGFPATMEDLVKDLAERDARDTARSAAPLKPAPGAYILDTSEMTVDQAVQTVLDLYVNAVKLST; this comes from the coding sequence ATTTTGACAGTTCCGGTTATTACCATTGATGGACCTACCGCTTCCGGCAAGGGAACTGTCGCGCATAGGGTGGCCAAGCATCTGGGTTTCCACTATCTGGATTCCGGTGCCCTGTATCGCCTGACTGCCTTGTCGGCATCGCGTCATGGGGTCGCACTCGATGATGAGGAAGCGCTGGCTAATCTGGCGCGTGTATTGCCTTGCCAATTCGTTAAAGGCCATGTGCTGCTTGATGGTGAGGATGTCACCGATGCCGTGCGTGCCGAGGCGATAGGCGTAGCCGCTTCCAAAATTGCGGTATTGCCCAAGGTGCGCCAGGCCTTGTTTGATTTGCAGGTGGCGTTCCGGTATGCGCCTGGCCTGGTGGCCGATGGGCGGGATATGGGGACCGTTATTTTCCCCGATGCAACACAGAAAGTGTACTTAACGGCAAGTGTCGATGCGCGCGCTAGTCGCAGATATAAGCAATTGAAAGAAAAGGGATTTCCTGCTACTATGGAAGACTTGGTAAAAGATTTGGCTGAGCGTGATGCGAGAGATACTGCCCGTAGCGCTGCCCCGCTGAAGCCCGCACCAGGGGCATATATTTTAGATACTTCTGAGATGACAGTCGATCAGGCTGTACAAACCGTGTTGGATTTGTATGTCAATGCAGTAAAACTTTCGACCTGA
- the rpsA gene encoding 30S ribosomal protein S1: MSQDFATGADSFAALFEESLSRQDMRSGEVISAEVVRIDHNFVIVNAGLKSEAFIPVEEFKNDQGELEVNIGDFVSVAIDSLENGFGDTILSRDKAKRLASWLALEKALESGEIVTGTVNGKVKGGLTVLTNGIRAFLPGSLVDTRPVKDTTPYEGKTMEFKVIKLDRKRNNVVLSRRAVVEASMGEERQKLMETLKEGTVVVGIVKNITDYGAFVDLGGIDGLLHITDLAWRRVRHPSEVLTVGQEITAKILKFDQEKNRVSLGVKQLGDDPWTGLSRRYPQHTRLFGKVTNLTDYGAFVEVEQGIEGLVHVSEMDWTNKNVAPNKVVQLGDEVEVMVLEIDEDRRRISLGMKQCKANPWDDFAINHKKGDKLKGAIKSITDFGVFIGLSGNIDGLVHLSDLSWNETGEEAVRRFKKGDELEAIILAIDVERERVSLGVKQLEGDPFNNYCAMNDKGAIVTGTVKSVEAKGAVIQLADEVEGYLRASEISRDRVEDAGTHLKVGDTVETLVLNIDRKARGIQLSIKAKDSAETQEAMQKMSTDTNSNAASGTTSLGALLKAKFDNKN, encoded by the coding sequence ATGTCCCAAGATTTCGCTACCGGCGCAGACAGCTTCGCAGCTTTGTTCGAAGAATCCCTGTCACGTCAAGATATGCGTTCCGGTGAAGTGATTTCTGCTGAAGTCGTTCGTATCGACCACAATTTCGTGATCGTGAACGCTGGCCTCAAATCTGAAGCCTTTATCCCTGTTGAAGAATTCAAAAACGACCAAGGTGAACTGGAAGTTAACATCGGTGATTTCGTTTCCGTAGCGATTGATTCGCTGGAAAACGGTTTCGGCGACACTATCCTGTCCCGTGACAAAGCTAAACGTCTGGCCTCTTGGCTCGCGCTGGAAAAAGCGTTGGAGTCTGGCGAGATCGTTACTGGTACAGTTAATGGCAAAGTTAAAGGTGGTTTGACTGTTCTGACGAACGGCATCCGCGCTTTCTTGCCAGGTTCTTTGGTTGACACACGCCCAGTTAAGGATACAACTCCTTACGAAGGCAAGACCATGGAATTCAAGGTTATCAAGCTCGATCGTAAGCGTAACAACGTTGTTCTGTCCCGTCGTGCTGTAGTTGAAGCATCCATGGGCGAAGAGCGTCAAAAACTGATGGAAACACTGAAAGAAGGCACAGTGGTCGTCGGTATCGTAAAAAATATCACTGACTACGGCGCATTCGTTGATCTGGGTGGTATCGATGGTCTGTTGCACATCACTGATCTGGCATGGCGTCGTGTGCGTCATCCTTCAGAAGTATTGACAGTCGGTCAAGAGATCACTGCTAAGATCCTGAAGTTTGATCAAGAGAAGAACCGTGTTTCCCTGGGTGTAAAACAACTGGGCGACGATCCATGGACAGGTCTGTCACGTCGTTACCCACAACACACCCGTTTGTTCGGTAAAGTAACGAACCTGACCGACTACGGCGCATTCGTTGAAGTCGAGCAGGGTATCGAAGGTTTGGTACACGTTTCCGAAATGGACTGGACTAACAAAAACGTTGCACCAAACAAAGTTGTTCAATTGGGCGACGAAGTTGAAGTTATGGTTCTGGAAATCGACGAAGACCGTCGTCGTATCAGCCTGGGTATGAAGCAGTGCAAAGCTAATCCTTGGGATGATTTCGCGATCAACCACAAGAAGGGCGATAAGCTCAAAGGCGCAATCAAATCTATCACTGATTTCGGCGTATTTATCGGTTTGTCCGGTAACATCGACGGTCTGGTACATTTGTCTGATCTGTCTTGGAACGAAACCGGCGAAGAAGCCGTACGTCGCTTCAAGAAAGGTGACGAACTGGAAGCCATCATTCTGGCTATCGACGTTGAGCGTGAGCGTGTTTCCCTGGGCGTTAAGCAACTCGAAGGCGATCCATTCAACAACTATTGCGCAATGAACGACAAGGGTGCCATCGTTACTGGTACTGTTAAGTCTGTTGAAGCAAAAGGCGCAGTCATTCAATTGGCTGACGAAGTTGAAGGCTACCTGCGTGCATCCGAAATCTCCCGCGACCGCGTGGAAGATGCCGGTACACACCTGAAAGTTGGCGACACTGTTGAAACTCTGGTGTTGAACATCGACCGCAAAGCACGTGGTATCCAATTGTCTATCAAGGCAAAAGATTCCGCTGAAACACAAGAAGCTATGCAAAAAATGTCAACTGACACTAATTCCAATGCAGCTTCCGGCACTACAAGCCTGGGCGCATTGTTGAAAGCAAAGTTCGACAACAAGAACTAA
- a CDS encoding integration host factor subunit beta — protein MTKSELIARLAERYPQLIAKDVDVAVKAILDAMTDALSTAQRIEIRGFGSFSLNSRPPRIGRNPKSGDKVMVPEKRVPHFKPGKELRERVDAMVGQPILDD, from the coding sequence ATGACGAAGTCGGAGCTAATTGCTCGGCTGGCAGAGCGATATCCACAACTGATCGCAAAAGATGTGGATGTCGCGGTCAAGGCCATTCTCGATGCGATGACGGATGCTTTGTCTACCGCTCAACGTATCGAGATTCGTGGTTTTGGCAGTTTTTCTCTGAATAGTCGGCCACCACGTATTGGACGTAACCCGAAATCCGGTGATAAGGTAATGGTTCCTGAAAAGCGGGTGCCGCACTTTAAACCAGGCAAGGAATTGCGCGAAAGAGTCGATGCAATGGTAGGGCAGCCTATCCTTGATGATTGA
- a CDS encoding LapA family protein, translating to MKIISRIMAVILFIVFFGFALKNDQIVTLHYFFGYAQSAPLVILLLAFFLSGAILGILAMVPIVFHHRKDISRHKKTIAEIEQERAAEQRASTQPPQPDSIRNT from the coding sequence ATGAAAATTATTTCAAGAATTATGGCGGTGATCTTGTTCATCGTCTTTTTCGGATTTGCATTAAAGAACGACCAGATCGTCACCCTGCACTATTTTTTTGGTTACGCACAATCTGCTCCTCTGGTTATCTTACTGTTGGCGTTTTTTTTGTCCGGTGCCATTCTAGGTATTCTGGCGATGGTACCTATCGTATTTCATCACCGCAAGGATATTTCCAGGCATAAGAAAACTATTGCCGAAATCGAGCAAGAGCGAGCGGCAGAGCAGCGCGCCAGCACTCAGCCACCACAGCCTGATAGCATTCGAAATACCTAA
- the lapB gene encoding lipopolysaccharide assembly protein LapB — translation MEFEIWLLLGIPLFFSLGWIAARVDIRQLLAESRGLPNGYFRGLNYLLNDQHDKAIDAFIDIVKLDPEAVELHFALGNLFRRRGETERAIRVHQNLLSRPDLPLEQQTQAMFELGQDYLKAGLLDRAEETFNQLVAGPYAIQARRSLLEIYQREKEWARAIDAAHALQESGAGGRQKEIAQFYCELAQDELVHTNSAAALAMLDKALATDRHNVRAAILLGDVQVSSGDVESALLSWRRVEQQSVPHVALVAQRLMDGYRTLERPQEGLNLLKGYLAEAPSIDLLEVVFKATLELDSVDAANQLVSAELKRTPTLLGLDKLLDARLMVAAPEVMPELSMVKNLVHGYAQKLARYQCSHCGFKARQFYWQCPGCSRWETYPPRRTEELSVMN, via the coding sequence ATGGAATTTGAAATCTGGTTGTTGTTGGGTATACCCCTATTTTTTTCTTTAGGCTGGATAGCGGCACGGGTGGATATTCGCCAATTGCTGGCTGAATCTCGTGGCTTGCCGAATGGCTACTTCAGAGGCTTAAATTACCTGCTCAATGACCAGCATGATAAAGCAATCGATGCCTTTATTGACATAGTAAAACTAGATCCGGAAGCGGTTGAGTTGCATTTTGCTCTTGGTAACCTGTTTCGCCGCAGAGGGGAAACTGAGCGCGCGATCCGGGTACATCAGAATCTCTTGTCTCGTCCCGATTTACCGTTAGAACAGCAAACCCAGGCGATGTTCGAATTGGGGCAGGATTATCTGAAGGCGGGTTTATTGGACCGCGCTGAAGAAACCTTCAACCAGCTTGTTGCCGGACCTTACGCGATTCAGGCGCGCCGTTCTTTGTTGGAAATTTATCAGCGTGAAAAAGAATGGGCGCGTGCGATTGATGCCGCTCATGCTTTGCAGGAGTCCGGTGCCGGCGGACGCCAGAAGGAAATCGCGCAGTTTTATTGTGAGTTAGCGCAGGATGAACTGGTACACACTAATTCCGCAGCAGCCCTTGCGATGCTGGATAAGGCGCTGGCGACCGATCGTCACAATGTACGTGCCGCAATTTTACTCGGAGATGTACAAGTCTCCAGCGGCGATGTTGAAAGTGCCTTGTTATCGTGGCGCCGCGTGGAGCAACAAAGTGTGCCGCATGTCGCTTTGGTGGCGCAGCGCCTGATGGATGGCTATAGGACGCTGGAACGGCCGCAAGAGGGTTTGAATTTATTGAAAGGCTATCTCGCTGAGGCGCCGTCTATCGATTTACTTGAGGTGGTATTTAAGGCAACGTTGGAACTAGATAGTGTAGACGCGGCCAATCAACTGGTCAGTGCCGAGTTGAAGCGCACGCCGACTTTGTTAGGCTTGGATAAATTACTTGATGCGCGCCTGATGGTGGCGGCACCTGAGGTAATGCCTGAACTGTCTATGGTGAAGAATCTGGTGCATGGCTATGCCCAAAAACTGGCGCGCTATCAGTGCTCGCATTGTGGCTTTAAGGCGCGCCAATTTTACTGGCAATGTCCGGGTTGCAGCCGCTGGGAAACTTACCCGCCGCGACGTACCGAAGAGCTGAGTGTCATGAATTAA
- a CDS encoding UDP-glucose/GDP-mannose dehydrogenase family protein, whose product MKITIIGTGYVGLVTGACLAELGNDVFCLDVDHNKIEILNSGGIPIHEPGLDEIVARNRAAGRLVFSTDVAASVAHGDVQFIAVGTPPDEDGSADLQYVLAAARNIGKHMKGFKVIVDKSTVPVGTAERVAAAIQDELAQCASTATFSVVSNPEFLKEGAAVEDFMRPDRIVIGCDDNSLGNLARAQMKKLYTPFNRNHERTYWMDVRSAEFTKYAANAMLATRISFMNELANLADQVGVDIEAVRHGIGSDPRIGHSFLYAGCGYGGSCFPKDVQALERTAQDYGQDLLILHAVEAVNEKQKQVLGAKIMKRFGSDLNGRHFAIWGLAFKPNTDDMRAASSRVLLSELLRAGATVAVYDPVSMAEAKRVFALDFADTPELLANIHYATNPMDALDQADALAIVTEWKAFRSPDFEQVKAKLKQAVIFDGRNLFEPAVMTELGVEYHGIGRSVLTRS is encoded by the coding sequence ATGAAAATTACAATTATTGGTACTGGTTATGTGGGGTTGGTTACTGGCGCCTGTTTAGCGGAGTTAGGCAACGATGTATTTTGCCTGGATGTCGATCACAACAAAATTGAAATTTTGAATAGTGGCGGAATTCCTATTCATGAGCCGGGCCTTGATGAAATCGTTGCGCGTAACCGTGCCGCCGGGCGCCTGGTGTTTTCTACTGATGTGGCAGCCAGTGTCGCTCACGGTGACGTCCAGTTTATTGCGGTCGGTACGCCTCCGGATGAAGACGGCTCGGCAGATTTACAATACGTGTTGGCCGCTGCGCGCAATATCGGTAAGCACATGAAGGGTTTTAAGGTTATCGTCGATAAGTCGACGGTGCCGGTAGGGACTGCAGAGCGGGTCGCCGCAGCCATTCAGGATGAACTGGCTCAGTGCGCGTCAACTGCGACATTTTCTGTCGTCTCGAATCCCGAGTTTCTGAAGGAGGGGGCTGCAGTTGAAGATTTCATGCGTCCAGATCGTATCGTTATCGGATGTGATGATAATTCGCTCGGTAACCTTGCCCGGGCGCAGATGAAAAAGCTGTACACGCCATTCAATCGCAATCATGAGCGTACCTACTGGATGGACGTCCGCTCCGCTGAGTTCACCAAGTATGCAGCCAACGCGATGCTGGCGACCCGCATATCATTCATGAATGAACTGGCTAATCTGGCAGATCAGGTTGGGGTTGATATCGAGGCTGTGCGTCATGGCATAGGTTCAGATCCTCGTATCGGGCATAGCTTCCTGTACGCCGGTTGTGGCTATGGGGGATCTTGCTTTCCTAAGGATGTCCAGGCATTGGAACGTACCGCGCAGGATTATGGACAGGATTTGTTGATCTTGCATGCGGTCGAAGCCGTGAATGAAAAGCAAAAGCAAGTGTTGGGCGCAAAAATCATGAAGCGTTTCGGTTCAGACTTGAATGGCAGGCATTTCGCGATCTGGGGACTGGCTTTTAAACCAAATACCGATGATATGCGCGCCGCTTCTTCGCGCGTGTTATTGAGTGAATTATTGCGTGCCGGGGCGACGGTAGCGGTTTATGACCCGGTCTCTATGGCTGAGGCGAAACGAGTGTTTGCATTGGATTTTGCCGATACGCCTGAGCTACTGGCAAATATTCATTATGCGACCAATCCTATGGACGCATTGGATCAGGCTGATGCCTTAGCGATCGTGACTGAATGGAAGGCTTTCCGCAGTCCGGATTTCGAGCAAGTCAAAGCGAAGCTGAAGCAAGCGGTGATTTTTGATGGCCGCAACTTATTCGAGCCTGCCGTGATGACTGAGCTGGGGGTGGAATATCATGGCATTGGCCGCTCTGTGCTAACCCGCAGCTGA
- the rfaE1 gene encoding D-glycero-beta-D-manno-heptose-7-phosphate kinase, protein MQKNLAKRMLVVGDVMLDRYWFGEVNRISPEAPVPIVRVERREERLGGAANVARNAVALGVTAGLLGVIGQDEAGNIVENLLQEAGIESYLNRDQAISTIIKLRVIGRQQQLLRIDFEEKPTATVLRDKLSRFNGLIADYDVIVMSDYAKGSLVNVSTMITAARQAGKLILVDPKGSDFSRYAGATMLTPNKSEMRQIIGDWDSEQELTEKAQALRQQLDLQAILLTRSEEGMTLYTATEVINVPAMAREVYDVSGAGDTVIATMAVMLAEGKSMQEAVLIANRAGGIVVGKLGTATVSKGELFPNL, encoded by the coding sequence ATGCAAAAAAATCTAGCGAAACGTATGCTGGTAGTCGGTGATGTGATGCTTGACCGTTACTGGTTCGGCGAGGTCAACCGGATATCGCCCGAAGCTCCGGTACCTATCGTTCGTGTAGAGCGACGTGAAGAGCGTCTCGGTGGTGCCGCCAATGTTGCGCGCAATGCGGTGGCACTAGGTGTCACTGCCGGTCTGTTAGGTGTGATAGGCCAGGATGAAGCTGGCAATATCGTCGAGAATTTGTTGCAAGAGGCAGGGATAGAAAGTTACCTCAACCGCGATCAGGCGATCTCTACCATCATCAAGTTGCGCGTCATCGGCAGGCAACAGCAATTGTTGCGTATCGATTTTGAAGAGAAGCCGACGGCCACTGTGCTGCGAGATAAATTAAGCCGCTTTAATGGCCTCATCGCTGATTATGATGTGATTGTGATGTCTGATTACGCCAAGGGCAGTCTGGTGAACGTCTCAACGATGATCACCGCCGCCAGGCAGGCTGGTAAGCTAATTTTGGTCGATCCTAAGGGCAGTGATTTTTCGCGCTATGCGGGCGCAACCATGCTGACGCCAAATAAATCCGAAATGCGGCAAATCATCGGTGACTGGGACAGCGAACAAGAGCTAACCGAAAAAGCACAGGCATTAAGACAGCAATTGGATCTGCAAGCCATATTGCTGACGCGCTCAGAGGAAGGCATGACGTTGTATACGGCAACTGAAGTGATTAATGTACCGGCCATGGCGCGTGAAGTCTATGACGTCTCTGGTGCCGGTGATACGGTCATCGCTACCATGGCAGTCATGCTGGCCGAAGGGAAATCTATGCAGGAGGCGGTATTGATCGCGAACCGGGCTGGTGGCATTGTCGTTGGTAAGCTCGGCACGGCAACAGTTTCGAAAGGGGAGTTATTTCCTAATTTGTGA
- a CDS encoding DNA uptake protein, with the protein MFKKLLLAVLTVMASIGIAFAEVDVNKADQAALDSIKGIGPATSKAIIDARSKGGNFKDWADFESRVKGIGEKSAVKLSEAGLTINGQPKSGTAPKKTPATKAPAVSESKTDVTPEAKAKAMEVKPAPATPAVNSKATTASKPVTNK; encoded by the coding sequence ATGTTTAAGAAATTATTGTTGGCAGTGCTTACTGTGATGGCATCCATTGGTATAGCGTTTGCGGAAGTTGACGTGAATAAAGCTGATCAGGCTGCATTGGATAGTATTAAGGGTATCGGTCCGGCTACCTCTAAGGCGATTATTGACGCACGGAGTAAAGGCGGTAATTTTAAGGATTGGGCCGATTTTGAATCCCGGGTGAAGGGCATTGGTGAAAAAAGTGCCGTTAAACTATCTGAAGCCGGCTTGACAATAAATGGCCAGCCAAAGTCTGGAACTGCACCAAAGAAAACCCCGGCAACTAAGGCACCTGCCGTGTCTGAATCCAAAACAGATGTCACGCCTGAAGCAAAGGCTAAAGCGATGGAAGTAAAGCCTGCACCGGCTACACCAGCGGTGAATTCGAAAGCCACGACCGCCTCCAAGCCTGTAACTAACAAATAA